One Microbacterium keratanolyticum DNA window includes the following coding sequences:
- a CDS encoding preprotein translocase subunit YajC: MDFATFFAQYGLFLILAVLLVFMILNTRKRTAKMKQEQEQKQRDTVPGARVLLQGGLYGTIVEFDSEDLDKPARVEIAPGTVIDVHSQAILRIVDTSAVADEPAPLDDQPVVDEPRVESAEETRARLERDDDQK, translated from the coding sequence ATGGATTTCGCGACGTTCTTCGCTCAGTACGGCCTCTTCCTCATCCTGGCGGTGCTCCTGGTCTTCATGATCCTGAACACCCGCAAGCGCACGGCCAAGATGAAGCAGGAGCAGGAGCAGAAGCAGCGTGACACCGTTCCCGGCGCGCGCGTGCTGCTGCAGGGCGGGCTCTACGGCACGATCGTCGAGTTCGACAGCGAAGACCTCGATAAGCCGGCGCGTGTCGAGATCGCGCCCGGAACGGTCATCGACGTGCACTCGCAGGCGATCCTGCGCATTGTCGACACCTCTGCTGTCGCTGACGAGCCCGCGCCGCTGGATGACCAGCCTGTCGTGGACGAGCCCCGCGTCGAGTCCGCAGAAGAGACTCGGGCACGTCTCGAGCGCGACGACGACCAGAAGTAA